Below is a window of Salvelinus sp. IW2-2015 linkage group LG11, ASM291031v2, whole genome shotgun sequence DNA.
AAATAGTGAAAACATAGTTGGTCAGACTACTGAAATATGATCTGTTATTCCAATCCATTATTCAAATGTTCAAATGCAAMATGGCATTCTCAAAACGATATCAGCGTGGATTGAAATGCTTTTTTCCTTCTGTTTCTGTAACATCACACAGTTTTGCCTTTAAGGAGGAGCATTCGCATCTGTGCGTTCTTAATTCCGAAGACATATCTGTCATATCAACAGCCAAGTTCAAAGTAAGCCAGGGTGCATGGCTTCATTTTTAAAGACACGCTATTGCCTCAGGGACTGCTTGGCTGCAGGGGAAACGGTTATAGCTTGGTCACATGACATAAGCTCAGTCCCACAGGAtgctggaacagagagagagtagtttgagagagagaaaaagagagagcgtgGGAGAGATGAAGCCAGAGATACTCCTCCCTACAGCTGCTGAGCGACAGAGTCCTCTCACATACGCAGGCCATATGGGGGCCCTGTCATTCAAAACGGGTCACGTGACCGAACAAAAAAACACGAGTGGCCTCAAAACACAGAAGGGCTACGGTGCAGCGAGAGATAAACTGTAGCAACACGAATGGAGATATGGAAAACAAATCATTATCACTAAATATGTTAGTGCCATGTGTACATTTTGGTTCGTCTTTGAGTTCGTTCATTTGTCCTAAGAGGTGCTGTGATCTAACTAAGTTCAAACGTAGAGGGGCAATGTAAACAGTGGTCGATGTTTAACCAAGGGTTATAGATGTGTTATAGAAGTGCTTGAATGGATGACGTTTGAGGGTGAAGCTAACTGGCCATTTCCCTGTTGTgtttgtctcctccctctctctcatcctctccctctcccctctctttccctacaGGTCTGTATGAAGGAGGCAGGAGATGGCCTCCATGCTCAAATGAACTCCATGATGGGGGCTCTTCAGGAACTCAAGCTTCTACAAGTGCAGACAGTGCTGGAGCAACTAGACATCTCAGGGAGGCCCATCCAAAGGGCGGCCCCACCACCARCAGCAGACACATGTGGCCCTTGCCCTTGCCCTATCCCCAGCCTCAAGCCTACCCTCAGACCTGGCCACGAGACCCTCAGGCCCCCCCTGGACTGGACAACTGGTcaggaggagcagcagcagcagagccgGGTGGGGCACCGGAGCAGCCTGggcacctctccttcctcctccagcCTGGAGACATTGGAGACTGAGAGTGAGAgccagcctctccctctcccccgcaGAGTGTCTGGATACACTGCCCCACAGGTGGAGTACTGTGGCCCACGTCTTAGCCAAGTGTTTCCAGAGCAGCATCAGCAGCCGGCTCACCCAGCCCAGGTGGTGGATCTGCCTGGCATCCTCTACAGCTTGTCCAGGGAAGGCCCCTCGCTGGACAGCGACTACTTCCAGGACAGCATGGACGACTCCAGCGACTGGACCTCCTCGCTCATGAGCCGCAGCCGCAACCGGCAGCCCCTGGTCCTAGGGGACAACGTTTTCGCCGACCTGGTGGGCAACTGGCTGGACTTGCCTgagctggagaaggaggagatgaTTGGGGGTGTTTGTGTGGGGGCGGACGGAGCCGACAGGCCCGACTCCCCAGCCCACCCTCTCCGTCTCAGCCGCTCCCAGGAGATCTGCAGGAAGTTCTCTCTGACCACCAACATCTTCAAGAAGTTCCTGCGCAGCGTGAGGCCCGACAGGGACAAGCTCCTGAAGGAGAGGCCAGGCTGGATGGTCCCCGAGAACCAGGAGGCCAAACTCTTCAAGAGGCCCAAGAAAGTGGCCAAGCAGCAGACCAAGGGAAGCTTCTACCTCCCGTTCTGGGCAGGTGtaggacagcagcagcagggtAAGGGCCGGCCATGTCCCCAGCTGGCTGAGGAGAGACACAGCCAGAGCCAGTTCTCAGAGATTTACATAGACAGGAGACAAGAGTGGAGACAGGAGGCCAGAGTGGAGAAAATGCAGCCCTTGTTTGACTACAACACGGCTGTGTGGGTCTGATGCTGACGCTGCTCCAGGGTGGTGGCAGGTGTTGGGGATTTGGCTGGGAGCTCTGGgaggtttgtgtgtttgtctgtctcctCTCAGAGAATGGACTGACTGAGGAATGAATATCCACACTATTTCCCAACAGAGAGATTATCAGGGCAACTGTTTGTCTGACAATCCTAAGACCTCACTGGCTGTGACTGAGAGAGTAAGCAGGACTTCCTCTTATAGATGGGTTCACCAAAATTGTTAGGATTCGAATGAGTCCATAAGTGCCCTGGACTTATACAATAGAGGGTACTTCAATATAGACACGATGCTCAGAAATGCTCTTAATTTCATCGTCAGGGTTCACACCTCAACCCTGTTTCATTATGTTTGAATTCTGCTGTAGGTCCCACCCAAGTGTATCTCCACCCTCATGTCTCATCTTGTACTTCTATCTAGCAATAGAACACAGCTGTTACACGTACTGCATGGGCTCTAGTAAATGTTTTATCTGAAACAGTTGCCACTGAACTGCCACTGAGCATGACCACAGGTGCTTCTTCGCCTCGCTGCCCAGAGTCAGACAGCTGGATGAATACACAAGAGTCTAATATTGTCACATCAACCTCACTCAGGGATCGGGATGGGGCCTGTGTGACCGACTGGGTTTGAACCTGGATCTCCTGTGCACCACAAGACTGTTCTAGCCCGCTGAGGTAAAGCCTAGGCGTTAGCTTGGGGAGCTaacgcaagtcttcaggtctcaggcaaggttactcatcacatcACATATCCTTTGTTCCGAACCACGTCCGTTACACCTTCACCGTTCAccatccacctacacacacaaagcCACTCCAGGATAGGGTTAACTCTTGCCTTGTAGACATGATGGCACATCTTGACTCACAGCCAATCCTCCTGGGTAGTGTATTAcacatggcagagagagagagagagagagcgagagctgtGTGCCATCTGGTTGCCTACAGTTACATAAGGACAAGCCAGCAGCACAGACAAGAGGTGCAGTCATTTAGCGTAGGCTGTCAAGCGTTTTTCAAATCAACCCTAAACTGCGATGCGGACGTTGCATATGTATGTAATATGTATCTAATGCTAAGCAGGGCCCGGAGATTTCAAGTAGATAGCAGAGGACTGAGGAGGAGAATGTTTACAGTGAATCCTtccacatgtacatacagtactataCCTAATGAAGTCagccatatttttattttttttgcgccTAGAACCACAGGAGAACATGTTAATGAACATGTTAATGAACATGTTAATGGTGTCAACAAAGTCTATTAGCCATTGTGTTCAGCTCATTTAAAGGGACTTAAAGAGAGGAAGATTGAACCCAGTCGATATGTGGTTAGTCCTAGCTCTCTTTATGAAAGAAATGGAGGCGTAGCGGGGAGATTTCACAGAGCAGTATGGTGCACCCTTTACCATAATTTCCCAGGGCTGAGCTCCACatcatttcctcagtgaaatcactgaaatgacaaaaaatatttatcttaTTTTAGAAGACATATGGTATGCAAATCCTCAGCCCTCGGTAATAAAAGTGGCTTGAGAAGTTGATTTGATGTGAAACATCAGCGCATCCATGCATTCAACAGACACGAATTTGAAATAGATTTGTTAAATATCGCTATACACATATGGTGGGTTTTTCAATATTCAGGTCAGATTATATTCAGTTAGTCACACGTGGACGGAGCGCCTCGACAAAGCCTATTATGCTATAAGagcctctctgcctgtcttctTCATATTTACAACTGTAATTGTCATTTTAACACTGTTGTTAAAACTGTGGTTCTGCGAACCTCAAAGTGTTACTGAGTGTAAAACTGTCACTGACTCTTTGTACATTAAACTGTTTTCTGAAAAGACGTGCCACTCTGGTGACTGGAAATGTCATTTGTATGTTCCGAACAGAAATGTACTCTTTGATCGGTGACCCATTTTTATTGGATGATTTTAACACCCCCAACATACTTCAAACCAATTAGTCCGTCTCGCTATGTTTAGATTTGAAATAGTtcttcgttttttggggggggatattTTTTGTTATATAATGGTAACAGCAGATATACCACAGACAGTATACCCTGTGAGACTATGATCAAGCTTTCCCTTTACTGAGAATAGTTCTGGGATTTgacctactctactctattccctGCATTCTCTATAGGCCTAAGTGCTGTAGCATGACTGACAATTTGGTTAGTGTGAAGCGAATCATCTCCAGTGCATCAACTCAGGGAAAAGTCTAAATCTGTATCGCAACGCCCATCAGCGttttaaataaattaacataCAGGCCGGCCGGCACACTTTGatactctgactctctctctctcttctccagaacCATTATATGACACTCCGTGCCAGGGACCACTGGGTTCAAACACAGCAACTTATCCACAAGCATTATATATAGTATACCCAATGCCTTACTTTCTGAAGGGCACTATTAGGGCAGTGCACGGGTCATTGTCCAACACACCTTACAGAAAGCAGAGGTGATGCCAATGCGCTTGACATTGATGTATAAATGAAATACTTACACATTCTCAGAACTGTATCAAGTATAAAGCCTGTTTTGCGTAAAAagacacacattcacaacagCTGCGAACGGGAACGTGTTGCAACATTACGTGACGTTCTTAGAGCAGGTCAGTGAGCATTCCAGATGAAAAAGACTATAGTAGATCGTGAGATGCAATACAATATACAGTCAtctggtcatccccctcttcaaagggggggacactcttgacacaaactgctacagacctatatctatcctaccctgcctttctaaggtcttcgaaagccaagtcaacaaacagattaccgaccatttcgaatcccaccataccttctccgctatgcaatctggtttcagagctgttcatgggtgcacctcagccacgctcaaggtcctaaacgatatcttaaccgccatcgataagaaacaatactgtgcagccgtattcattgacctggccaaggctttcaactctgtcaatcaccacatcctcatcggcagacacgacagccttggtttctcaaatgattgcctcgcctggttcaccaactacttctctgatagagttcagtgtgtcaaatcggagggcgtCTGTAATGTGCAAGATTCTTGTCTATCGATGACATGCAAGTGAATTACTGTCAATGATGTGCATTCCTCACAGGTTAAAGTGACATTGTGGAATTGCACGGAGACGACACCCCTGACATTGACGCTGCACTGAGGGCCAAGCTTTCCCTTCCCAAGCCACTGGGCCAAGCTTGCCTCCCCAAGCCACTGGGCCAAGCTTGCCCTCCCCAAGCCCTGGGCCAAATTGCCTCCCCAGATGGCTTCCCTTCCCAAGCCACTGGGCCAAGCTTACCTTCCCAAGCCACTGGTCCAAGCTTACCCTTCCCAAGCCACTGGCCAAGCTTCCCTTCCCAAGCCACTGGCAAGCTTGCCCTCCCAAGCCACTGGGCCAAGCTTAGCCCTCCCCAAGCCACTGGGCCAAGATTGCCCTCCCAAGCCACTGGGCCAAGATTGCCCTTCCCAAGCCACTGGCCAAGTACCCTTCCCAAGCACTGTCCAAGCTTACCCTTCCCAAGCCCTGGGCCAAGCTTACCCTTCCAAGCCACTGGTCCAAGCTTACCCTTCCCAAGCCACTGGGCCAAGCTTGCCCTTCCCAAGCACGGGCCAGCTTACCCTTCCCAAGCACTGGTCCAACGCTTACCCTTCCCAAGCCACTGGCAAAGCTTGCCTTCCAATCCACTGGTCCAGCTTACCCTTCCCAAATCAATGGTCTCTGTTGTACCTTATCACAGTAGTCTACTATCGGTTCTCACATTTCCTCTTAGCAGGAGCATGGTGAATAGAGAGGATGACAGGGAGCTGGGTTTTCACTCTGGGGACTCACTGTGCTGCCTAAGGGGCTTCAGCAAAGATACAGAAATCAGCTTGCAGATGGGTCCATCTGCAACCACAGTACACAATGAAGAACAGACGTTAAAGCTGGAGTCCGTagcggtgaaactgccacgtccgtttgcaATATAACAAAACAAAGACGTTACTTCAAACGACGCCTGCTTTTCTTCCCTCAGACACCATTGCACGcgcgatagaacagcagagtagGTACTTCTTAACAAAGCATCTGGGGGCGACTAGTGGCGCTGTTTCACCTCAAGCAGATCTCAGCTTTAGGACAAAATCTTAAATAATAAACACAGTACATACACAATCAGCAGATTCCATACATGCAACGTGTACACTGTatgcacatatatacacacttcTCCAATATATAAACACGATACATGCCCATTCTACAAACTGCACCGTTAGCACAAAGAGACTTGTATCTCATTATACTATCACTCTATAACTAGGCTTCCAACTGTGTGTTTGGAAATGTTGACATTGGTTGTGTTGACATGTGGGCAGAGCTGACAAGTTAGCCGTGTGACTCAGCATGCCTGGCCTGGGGGATCCCtccactgtgcctttaaaagaaCAGGACCCTGGTTGTTCTACTGCAGCCTCAACACCCATCAGGCCTGGAGCCTGAATGCCCACCACTACTAATCACAGACCAAATTCCGTCTGATGTCACAGAACCTCCTGCGAAAGGGAGTGTGGCGGGCGCTGGCTGCCTCACGCATGCAGGAACATCGTTTCCGCTCTAGTAGGTTCCCTTGGAGAGGAAGAATCTGAGGTCTTGAGGAGAACATGTACATGGAACTGGATCAGTATCCCAGCTAGCCAATCCCCACGAAGCAAACGGGAGCTGGAGCAGAGCTGAGCATCATATGCCTGGTTACGTAACGCAGCGAGCAGAGGATCTTTGTCATCCAGCCCACTATATGACATAAATAGCCTAGATCATGTGAAGAGACAGACCTACAGCACAGGTCTCAATATGGGGAATCCTGGTAAGCCATTTACCTGCCCTTGTAACACTCAACTTACCCTTAATATGGAACAGTGCTTGATCCACTCCCAACTAAGGTTACAAAGCAAGAAActgttcaataaattccctgctCCCAGTTGAGGATTCCCGGAATCGGGAGGAATAAGCAGGGAAAAACTGTTTTCTGGGAACCATGGAATAAAATggaaagttcctggaattttgaAAACCCTACTCCCAACTCCCCAAGGATCAAAACGCAGTGCCTAAGATCCTGACCTTCTGAAtccttgtgtaatgtgtgtgCAGCCATTTAACTAATAGTTTTTCATTGATATGGCGGGCACAGACTGCTAAAGGCTCGATACACGGTCCTAGCTATGGCCTACCCTCAACTCTGTTTTGTCTTTATGGCCAGCATAGAGTTCACAGTCACATTTGAAAAAGCAACCGCCTCTAGAATTTAGAGTCATATTGGGATCGTCGTAATTCCTCATCTATTCATCATCTTGGGTACAGAGACAAAAACAGCAGTGATGAGAGGGGGCTTTAATCTCCGAAATAGAGACACCCCAACCAGGATCATGCGGGAACTACAGCCACAGAAGTAACTGTCACGACCACCGTTACCTCATCATAACATATCGATAagatgtgacagagagagaacccatCTGAACTCTCCTCTCTACGCTGAAATCACCCCTCTACTATTCTATTCATAGTCGGCAGACCGATGCAATGCCCATAGCAGCCTCTGTCTAACCGCATGGTGGGGGGGAGGAGGGTTCTGTGATGGGATGAGATGAGGCTTTCACCACTGGCCGTGAGGAGGCAGGCTGGAAAGGGTTGGTGGGGGAGTTGGCGGGACAAGGGTGGAGGGCAGCCGCGCGGAGGGCTGTGTACGGTAATGAATGGCCGTCAGTGTGCATCAGTGTCAGACAGCCTGTTATTAAGTCCCCCGATATCCCAAATTAAAGATGCGGGTTACAACTTAACCCTATGGCTCGGGCTCTGCCTGTATGAGCCAGcccagctgctgctgctgtggctgCATGGTTTTACAGGGCACACAGTCTCAATGCAACATTGCTAAACTGAGACCAGAGAAATGTATGTGGCTAGAATCTCAAGAAGTCAGACCATTTACTGTTCAGCTCCCTCAACTGATTGAAACGAAATGGGGTTCTCAGACATAGTAGCAAAACATTGATAAACAGCTAAGTGCCACTCAAATAACACTACAAATCTACCCTGACAAAGCATCCACTGATTTAGCGCTATGGTCAGCAATGCATCATCGGCTCGGATACTGAGTTCCATTTGGCCTGAATACAGGCCATACTGTGTGATTCTGCAGCATCTTCGATCCGACGCTCCTCGGGAGAAGGAGAACACTACTCTCTGGTCTCAGCTCGACTCGCATGTCGAGCTGGCTCTTATCGTCCGATCCCAGGTTATAAATATCAAGGAAAAAAGGCCTGCATGTTTTTGTGTATTCAGCTGATGCACACAcaaactctggtttataggcaaGACTGGAGACCCGAGAAAATGCcatgcctcctcctctccatctccattaGCTGACTGTTTCATGCGGCCACAGGCAAAACAGCACTCTCATTGCCTGCCTCACGCTGTTTTGTTCCGCTAACCAGCAATCCCGAAAGTTCAGCTC
It encodes the following:
- the LOC111969752 gene encoding PAK4-inhibitor INKA2 isoform X1, encoding MERQLYMSERKNMDTCLRRLKQELVCMKEAGDGLHAQMNSMMGALQELKLLQVQTVLEQLDISGRPIQRAAPPPXADTCGPCPCPIPSLKPTLRPGHETLRPPLDWTTGQEEQQQQSRVGHRSSLGTSPSSSSLETLETESESQPLPLPRRVSGYTAPQVEYCGPRLSQVFPEQHQQPAHPAQVVDLPGILYSLSREGPSLDSDYFQDSMDDSSDWTSSLMSRSRNRQPLVLGDNVFADLVGNWLDLPELEKEEMIGGVCVGADGADRPDSPAHPLRLSRSQEICRKFSLTTNIFKKFLRSVRPDRDKLLKERPGWMVPENQEAKLFKRPKKVAKQQTKGSFYLPFWAGVGQQQQGKGRPCPQLAEERHSQSQFSEIYIDRRQEWRQEARVEKMQPLFDYNTAVWV
- the LOC111969752 gene encoding PAK4-inhibitor INKA2 isoform X2 is translated as MKEAGDGLHAQMNSMMGALQELKLLQVQTVLEQLDISGRPIQRAAPPPXADTCGPCPCPIPSLKPTLRPGHETLRPPLDWTTGQEEQQQQSRVGHRSSLGTSPSSSSLETLETESESQPLPLPRRVSGYTAPQVEYCGPRLSQVFPEQHQQPAHPAQVVDLPGILYSLSREGPSLDSDYFQDSMDDSSDWTSSLMSRSRNRQPLVLGDNVFADLVGNWLDLPELEKEEMIGGVCVGADGADRPDSPAHPLRLSRSQEICRKFSLTTNIFKKFLRSVRPDRDKLLKERPGWMVPENQEAKLFKRPKKVAKQQTKGSFYLPFWAGVGQQQQGKGRPCPQLAEERHSQSQFSEIYIDRRQEWRQEARVEKMQPLFDYNTAVWV